A window from Bacteroidota bacterium encodes these proteins:
- a CDS encoding FAD-dependent oxidoreductase, with protein sequence MKHYDFLIIGAGIFGVTTTVELCKRKYSVAVLNPGKIPHPLAESTDISKIIRMEYGTDIEYMQMVEESLPVWREWNDLFNEQLYHEVGFLLLSKNNFENDSLSFEAASFSNLIKKGYKPERLTQQDIAKFYPAINAEKYIDGFYHRIGGYAESGKLVERLTDYARQSGCEIFEEQTANEILISNQKAIGVKTKEGKIFNAGHVIVCAGNLSHVLIPALKPYIKITGHPVFHIDPSQPELFNAEKFPVLAADISNTGWYGFPFHPKANVVKLANHGKGIELTDPEHDERVVYESDINHLKNFLNESIPSLANDKIVYTRRCCYTDTLDGHFWIDNHPEIKNLTIGTGGSGHAFKMGPVIGDMIATIAEGKNHKWSGRYRWRHLDKSDKNKEEARFKK encoded by the coding sequence ATGAAGCATTATGATTTTTTGATTATTGGTGCCGGTATTTTTGGCGTTACAACGACAGTTGAATTATGCAAAAGAAAATATTCTGTTGCTGTTTTAAATCCCGGAAAAATTCCTCATCCGCTAGCGGAGTCCACCGATATCAGCAAGATCATCCGTATGGAATACGGAACTGATATTGAGTACATGCAAATGGTAGAAGAATCATTACCTGTATGGCGTGAATGGAATGATCTGTTCAATGAACAACTTTACCATGAAGTTGGGTTTCTGCTGTTATCTAAAAACAATTTTGAAAATGATTCATTAAGTTTTGAAGCAGCCAGCTTTTCAAATCTTATTAAAAAGGGATACAAGCCTGAAAGATTAACACAACAGGATATTGCAAAATTTTATCCTGCGATCAATGCTGAAAAATATATTGATGGATTTTATCATCGCATTGGCGGCTATGCTGAATCTGGTAAACTCGTTGAAAGACTTACTGACTATGCAAGACAATCGGGTTGTGAAATTTTCGAAGAACAAACTGCAAATGAAATTCTCATTTCAAATCAGAAAGCTATTGGTGTAAAGACAAAAGAAGGAAAAATTTTTAATGCAGGACATGTGATCGTTTGCGCAGGAAATCTTTCGCATGTTCTTATTCCTGCTTTAAAGCCATATATAAAAATTACGGGGCATCCTGTTTTTCACATCGATCCTTCACAACCTGAACTGTTCAATGCAGAAAAATTTCCAGTTCTTGCTGCAGATATTTCCAATACAGGTTGGTATGGTTTTCCGTTTCATCCAAAAGCAAACGTGGTAAAATTGGCTAATCATGGAAAAGGAATAGAACTCACTGACCCGGAACATGATGAACGTGTAGTGTATGAATCAGACATCAACCATTTAAAAAACTTCTTAAACGAATCGATTCCTTCATTGGCTAATGACAAAATTGTTTACACAAGAAGATGCTGCTACACGGATACATTAGATGGGCATTTCTGGATAGACAATCATCCCGAAATAAAAAATCTTACGATCGGAACCGGTGGCAGCGGACATGCATTTAAAATGGGGCCTGTTATTGGTGATATGATCGCAACTATTGCGGAAGGAAAGAATCATAAATGGTCTGGCCGTTATCGTTGGCGGCATTTGGATAAATCAGATAAGAATAAAGAAGAAGCAAGATTTAAAAAATAG
- a CDS encoding TIGR03118 family protein, with amino-acid sequence MTNIFQKATMSFLPPLSIIILGLFISLQACKKEIRQDAQAEQSIADKDSKSLKNFMQVNLVGNNNEYDPVRIDPLMVNGWGIAISPTGTIWISAEATGVSTVYNKDGGQVLAAVAIPSPTANTGGHPTGQVFNAGRGFRLPNRNPARFIFAGADGVISGWNGGAAAVRVINDPGDPYLGIAIARNGADSFLYVANFKDNEIEVYDTAWHEVDMEFEDDDLPAGYAPFNIQNIGNKLYVMYAKQGVGEEEPGPGNGYVDIYNPDGSLLQRFASRGQLNAPWGIAKAPASFWGTAATANVILIGNFGDGRINAFDENGNFLGQLRASGNPIVIEGLWGISFAPPTATAINPNWLYFAAGPDDEEEGLFGYITRADQ; translated from the coding sequence ATGACAAACATTTTTCAGAAAGCCACCATGTCATTTCTTCCACCACTTTCAATTATCATCTTAGGATTATTTATCTCGCTTCAAGCATGTAAAAAAGAGATAAGGCAGGATGCACAAGCTGAGCAATCTATTGCAGACAAGGATTCCAAAAGCTTAAAGAATTTTATGCAAGTCAATCTTGTGGGTAATAATAACGAGTATGACCCTGTAAGAATTGATCCGCTAATGGTTAACGGTTGGGGAATTGCGATCAGTCCTACCGGTACGATTTGGATTTCTGCAGAAGCCACTGGTGTAAGCACTGTATATAATAAGGATGGCGGCCAGGTACTTGCAGCTGTTGCTATTCCTTCACCTACTGCAAATACTGGTGGTCATCCAACTGGCCAGGTATTTAATGCGGGCAGAGGTTTTAGACTTCCCAATCGCAACCCAGCTCGTTTCATTTTTGCCGGTGCAGATGGAGTTATTTCTGGTTGGAATGGAGGAGCAGCTGCTGTAAGAGTTATTAATGATCCCGGCGATCCTTATCTCGGTATTGCCATTGCCCGCAATGGTGCGGATAGTTTTTTGTATGTCGCTAATTTTAAGGATAACGAAATTGAAGTATATGATACTGCATGGCACGAAGTAGATATGGAATTTGAGGATGATGATCTGCCTGCAGGTTATGCGCCTTTTAATATCCAGAACATTGGCAACAAACTATATGTAATGTATGCCAAACAAGGTGTAGGTGAAGAAGAACCGGGCCCGGGTAATGGGTATGTTGATATTTACAATCCTGATGGATCATTGCTGCAACGATTTGCATCAAGAGGGCAGTTAAATGCGCCATGGGGAATAGCCAAAGCTCCGGCCAGTTTTTGGGGAACTGCGGCTACTGCTAATGTGATCCTTATTGGAAATTTTGGCGATGGACGGATCAATGCATTTGATGAAAATGGAAATTTCCTGGGGCAGCTTCGTGCAAGCGGAAATCCAATTGTAATTGAAGGATTGTGGGGAATCTCATTTGCACCGCCAACCGCAACAGCGATCAATCCCAACTGGCTTTATTTTGCGGCAGGTCCGGATGATGAAGAAGAAGGATTATTTGGGTATATAACCCGGGCTGATCAATAA